GAGGGAATGTAGATGCGACTAGCGAGCACTTACTCTGAGGTGCTTTCAGGTCACTGATTGCTTTCTACCCTATACACACAACATGTCCCTCCCTTTATTTATGATTTGAACAGGATATTACATGGTGTTCAAGTTCTATTATATTTTATTCCTCTATAATTTGGTCCTAAAGATGACACCTTCTAGAATTTGGTTAGCTATGTTCATGTCATGCTTGCTTCTCTTACACATGATTGTACTTTTGCCCTCGAAGTTTTGCTTTCTCAAGTTCTTAATGTTAGAAGCATTATTGTTCTAAGTTTCAGTTGTACTGATCATGGCACTACTTTTTCTTGTCTTTGTAGATGATGGTTTAATAAGACTGTTTGGACAAAATTCTGATTTTTCAACACTTGTTCCATGTGCGAATATTCTGGGAGCACCAACTCCAACTGCTGACAAGGTGAAGCTTATGATCAGTACAGCTTTGTTTGACATTTGGCTGGGCTAAAAAAAATATCAATGGGAGCTTTGGACGGCCCGATTGCATTAGTGCCTGTGGTTGCGAACGTGTAAgcctgcatcctgtgatcttctctTTGACGGTTCGACTTTGCTTCCATATCTCCTCCTTCGGTCCTCCACAGCCTCCATGACCATTGTCCGTGCACAGCCGCCGTCTGCCGCAGCTTCGTCAATCGTCCTTCTCAGGTGTCAGCGATCTTAGGCGTGAGGAGCGAGCGACACACCGTTCCCGTCGACGCCGTCGTCCGTCGGCATCCGGTATTGCTGTACGCTATACCTGTACTGATTGTGATTGGCGTCCCATCCGACACCAGAACGAGAACCCCTTCAATTTGTAAGTTTATTTCTTCTTCTCTTCTGATTATTATCTTTTACGATTATATAGGAACTATGATATTATAGATTGCTCTTCAATCTTCATTTAGAAAATTGGATCTTGTCAAATCCAAAACAGCTGAAAACAAAATTTCCAGAAAAAAGAGATAATTGGATCTCATTTTTAGGCCATCGATCGTTGCATGTTGTGTGACTGCGCCCCAAGTTTAGTCCATCGATCGTGCGTGTTCTCCCCGTCTTCTCTCGCCTAGATCAGATAAATCTACCCATGTCTGGTCTATTGCAGCGGCGAAGCCACGCTATACCTATGTGGTAGAATGACTAGAGGAATTTAGCAAGTCTACGTAGCTACTAGATGCATGCACACCCCGTTGCTAAACAAATTACTTAAAGCTGACTACACAGTCCATGTGATATCATTTCCTGTCAGGGCTATCAAAATTCTTAGATGTCAGGCTTTTTAACCTTTtttttgcatgttgcatatgaattATGATACTATTCCCTAGAAAAAAATTATACCTATATTTGAATCATAGTTGTATATGAATTTCACTTTTGCAGAATGTGTTAGTCATAGATATGGATATTGTTGACCATAAAAAAGAACCTATCAACAAGAGCACGAAGGTCATGTCGTTGGAAGAGACTAAAACCTCAGCAAGTTCTATACAGCCTACAGATGCGCAGATAGAAATAGCCAATTTACGTCATACCAAACCAAGAAGAGCAAATACAAATATTACACCACAAGGTACTTACTTTCAGAGTGATTATCAACCTTTTCATTTCATTGGTCTTTTTTTTATGAAACTAATTTGGCTTCATGTCGCCCCATGACTGATTATATTTGCACATCGGACGAAATTTCCAGTATTAAATCAACCATGTCCTTACCTGAAAAAACTATGTTGGTGCACATCAATGATGCATTATTATCAAATGCAGAGATGAGGTGCCTTAGGCATGATGATGTGTTTTTGCATGACGATGTAAGTCAAACCACACAAACTCTCGTAATTAAACATTAGTGTCTTGAATTTTAAATGTATTCTATCATTGAAATTACAGGTAATAAATGCATATATATACTGTATAAGTGCCCAGGAGCATCTGCAAGATAGAGTGGGTGGAATGGTACATATTGCAAGCACGTTTGTGTCTTCCCTGCTAAAGAACGATGAGGTAGACTGGGCAACACATCGCCACATTGTAAAACGAGTGAATGCTTTTTTGGAGCATGACATGGTCAGTCTTAACTCACTACACTTAAATATAATAATTAAGCACATTTTTACCTGAAAATGGTTATGTGTTATATAATATTTAAATATTTATTACTTCAGGTATTCCTTCCAGTTAACATCAGAAAATGCCACTGGTATCTATCAGTAATCAATGCGAAGAAACGAGAGATACAGGTACTGGACTCGCTTGGAGTTGGAATGAGCCGAAGTGACCTCACTAAGATGGTAAATGTCTACTTCTTGTGTTTTCCTTCATACATTACATTCTCTTTTGCCTAATATGTAGTGACATTTTTCCATTTAATAGTTACAAGGACTTGACCAGCATCTAAAAATCGCATGCAATATGCCAGAGTTTAAGAGAGGTGATAGGTGGCAGGACCTCGATATTACGAATTGGAAAGTCGTAGAACAGCTCCAAGAGCCAATCCAAACAGACGGGTATGATGTTCACATCTCATAATCTGAACTGAGTTATAGATAATTTATGATAGAACAGAAAGTCTTGTGAAAACAATATTGATACAAAAATATGGTCTTATTTGTTAGCCCAAACATTGAGGTAATAGATACGTTGGACGATGCATGGAGACATGTACAATGAGCATTATTACTTGTTTAAATACTTTATTTATATTGACATGAAAGCCTAAAGGAATATTTCGATAATGTAGCGCGTCATCTGGATTGTTTATGTTAATCTGTATGGAGTATTGGACAGGAGATATTTTGTCTGATCAGATCACTCAGTTATCTCTCTTTTCTTAATAGCATATTTCATCTCAAATGGTGCTTTTTAACCAATTATATTTAATTACTATATGCAGGAGGACATGAAAGAATTTCGACGAAAGATAATTtgattaagcgcaactggacatgatctactaggtgtaatttctgtgatcgggatgaaactatcaaGCATCTTTTCTTTGATTGCCCGATGGCGAGGGTGTTGTGGCGCtcggtgcaaattgcctttaacattactccttcaAATTTGGTCAGGTCGTTTTTTGGAACGTGGCTGGTTGGTATAGAGGCCGAAACAGCTAGACAAATTTGAGTGGGAgcatgtgcgttgttatgggcaatttgtaactgcagaaatgacttggcttttaacagaaccattttttgcaggttttattccgggctactgcgctaatccgtacgtggtcattactcactccgacggaggccagggcgcgtttggttactggatctgtccggtgggagatggtagcgcgggatatcttcaaccggtttggatgacggtcatgtaataggataggcgcttagtttacctatctctctttattatgccagccggttgtggcttttgagCCTTGTTTTACTTTGCTAGCTCTTTGTGAGCCAGCATCCTTTATTGCAGCACTTTGCAAGACATTGTTGAACTATTTTAtttataaatgtggccgtatgcatcgttctgatgcagaggcaggGGAATCCCCCCTTTTCGGAAAAAAAATGAAAGAATTTCGACGAAAATTAGCTGTCATACTATTGGAAATAGAACTTAATACGTTAAAAGGAAGTCCAATATATTATCGTTCTGACAATGAAGAAAATGTATCTAATTCTGATGTTGAGTTTCTGGAGGACCGAAAGCGTAAGCAGCAAGATTCACCCGATGGAGCCAAAGACAAAAGCCCCCTTCCAAACCCTATCCGGCGTAACCGCAAGATTTAGTTGATGAACTATGCAACCACATCATGTCAATTAATGATGCTAATTCCCTGGAGTAAGCAACATGTCTAAGAAGTATAAAGTTTCAATGTACACTATTACAATGTTACAATTATTAACTGTTTGTTGCCTACAGGGAGTGGGTGTGAAGCTCTAAACCCCATCCGATAGGATTAAGTCTCAGAAGGATTCAAGGTATACTCCGCAGGGATCAGCCGTTGGACATTGATTGTTTCAACATGGCTATACGTATACTTGCATGTGACAAGGCCTTACTCCTCATGTGCGCTTTATGGATCTACAATTTTGTGTAAGTTACCGCAGATCACAAATTATATTAACATTGTCACCATCATGTTTCTTAACCATTTCTTACCCAGATGTCCATGACCGAGGCCGCCCTCACTTCCGCACGAGATTTAGATTCGCGGGTACAACCAAATTTTCAGGCGCTAGCATCATTGCTCCGTAGCTCGACTTAGACTACAACATATCATCACACAATTAGGTAACTTTGGACTATTTTATATGGTTGTCGTGATTAATGTTTGTTCTCAATGAGTGTTGCTTGTAGATATTGCTTCCTCATGCATTCCTCAGCCACTTCATCTTGTTCGCAGTCGACAAACATGCACGTCAAGTATCTATTTTGGACCCACTATTTCTGCCCTTATTCCCAGAGAGATATGCGTTAGAATTTCAGAGGGTTGCATTCTACCTGAATGTTGCACTTGAATTAGCACAACCAGATTGGAAGTCTGATACATTTGCCTAGCCACGTAAAGCACCAATTGATGTTCCGACGAGCCTAGACCGGTCAGTTACTCTGAAAATCACTCTGCATGTTTTATTTTATTGTCATAACCTCCGAAGATAATGATATTGTATTCATCTACAGGAATGAATCTGGTTAttttgttttcaattttatgctcTGACATGGTAACAAATTTGTTCGTCTAATTTGCACGCTGAGTATTCTATATCACACGTTCATAAAAAGTTTGAAGCAAAATTGCATCCTAACATCATGCATTGCTCATGTAGGACGGTTATGAGTTGAGAAAGAATATTTTGATACACTTACTCGAGTATGATGCGAATGAAGCTGAAGACAATATCCCATATGA
The sequence above is a segment of the Triticum dicoccoides isolate Atlit2015 ecotype Zavitan chromosome 1A, WEW_v2.0, whole genome shotgun sequence genome. Coding sequences within it:
- the LOC119366741 gene encoding uncharacterized protein LOC119366741 isoform X1, yielding MDIVDHKKEPINKSTKVMSLEETKTSASSIQPTDAQIEIANLRHTKPRRANTNITPQEMRCLRHDDVFLHDDVINAYIYCISAQEHLQDRVGGMVHIASTFVSSLLKNDEVDWATHRHIVKRVNAFLEHDMVFLPVNIRKCHWYLSVINAKKREIQVLDSLGVGMSRSDLTKMLQGLDQHLKIACNMPEFKRGDRWQDLDITNWKVVEQLQEPIQTDGRT
- the LOC119366741 gene encoding uncharacterized protein LOC119366741 isoform X2, which encodes MDIVDHKKEPINKSTKVMSLEETKTSASSIQPTDAQIEIANLRHTKPRRANTNITPQEMRCLRHDDVFLHDDVINAYIYCISAQEHLQDRVGGMVHIASTFVSSLLKNDEVFLPVNIRKCHWYLSVINAKKREIQVLDSLGVGMSRSDLTKMLQGLDQHLKIACNMPEFKRGDRWQDLDITNWKVVEQLQEPIQTDGRT